A section of the Cuniculiplasma divulgatum genome encodes:
- a CDS encoding acyl-CoA dehydrogenase family protein, translating to MDFNFTEEQDIIRSSARQFAQKEIAPRIQEMVAKRRIPQEIISGMKKLGVLGMTVPEKYGGMGADAVTTGIVAEEIAAADPTMSIPVMFLVHNAWSYLVSKYSGSEVAQEFLPKMAKGEIITAIASTEPNFGSDIGSMTTTATRSGSDYIINGEKSFISLVRDVRDMGGGYVTVAKTAPDKGTSGVTLFYTPDSKDHIEITNLEEMGREGSTWGALNFRDYRINEKFILGNVNQGFKIVHEGFEFARSLIAVMSVSTAMTCLNNGIEYMKTRKAFGQPIGKYQGLQFQLADHMARMEAARTLGFKALWMYDQEQKYKKFTRFEVSREVATAKLLATIWSFDAINDALQWHGAYGYTKYNPQELALRGVRSFMLAEGSREIMKMIIARESLGKEFFKE from the coding sequence ATGGACTTTAACTTCACTGAGGAGCAGGATATAATCAGGAGTTCGGCAAGGCAGTTTGCCCAGAAAGAAATTGCGCCGCGCATTCAGGAAATGGTGGCAAAGCGCAGGATCCCACAGGAAATCATATCTGGAATGAAAAAGCTGGGTGTTCTGGGCATGACCGTCCCGGAAAAGTACGGCGGGATGGGGGCGGATGCCGTTACCACAGGTATAGTTGCTGAAGAGATTGCTGCAGCTGATCCCACAATGTCCATTCCCGTGATGTTTCTCGTCCACAATGCGTGGTCTTACCTTGTATCAAAATATTCTGGCAGCGAGGTTGCCCAGGAGTTCCTGCCAAAGATGGCAAAGGGTGAAATCATAACAGCAATAGCATCCACGGAGCCCAATTTTGGATCCGACATTGGGTCAATGACAACAACTGCTACAAGATCCGGCAGCGACTACATAATCAATGGAGAGAAGTCATTTATCAGCCTTGTGAGGGATGTCAGGGACATGGGCGGAGGGTATGTCACAGTTGCAAAGACCGCCCCGGATAAGGGCACCTCAGGAGTGACGCTTTTCTACACACCTGACAGCAAGGATCATATTGAAATCACCAACCTGGAGGAAATGGGAAGGGAAGGATCAACATGGGGAGCCTTGAATTTCAGGGATTACAGGATCAACGAGAAGTTTATTCTTGGAAATGTGAACCAGGGATTCAAGATCGTCCACGAGGGGTTCGAGTTCGCCAGGTCCCTGATTGCAGTGATGTCCGTCTCCACAGCAATGACATGCCTGAACAATGGGATTGAATACATGAAGACAAGAAAGGCTTTCGGCCAGCCCATCGGCAAATATCAGGGTCTCCAGTTCCAGCTCGCCGACCACATGGCGAGGATGGAGGCTGCCAGGACCCTTGGTTTCAAGGCACTGTGGATGTATGACCAGGAGCAGAAATACAAGAAATTCACAAGATTCGAGGTGAGCCGGGAAGTTGCCACTGCTAAGCTGCTGGCCACCATATGGTCTTTCGATGCCATCAACGATGCACTCCAGTGGCACGGGGCATATGGCTACACAAAATACAATCCGCAGGAGCTTGCCCTGAGGGGCGTCAGGTCCTTCATGCTTGCTGAAGGATCACGTGAAATAATGAAGATGATCATAGCCAGGGAAAGCCTTGGAAAGGAGTTCTTCAAGGAGTAG